AACCACAACACCAGGCTCGGCATCGAGCGCGCCGAGCAGGACGCCATCGCCGCCCTCTCGCACCAGCGCGCCGGCGCCGCACAGCAGGGCGGGATCTTCGACGAGGAGATCGTCCCGGTGGAGATCCCGCAGCGGCGCGGCGAGCCGGTCGTGGTCGCCACCGACGAGGGCATCAGGCCCGACACCACGGCCGAGACGCTGGCCAAGCTGCGCCCGGCCTTCCGCCCCGGCGGCACCATCACCGCCGGGTCCTCCTCGCCGATCTCCGACGGCGCCGCCGCGGTCGTCGTGATGAGCAAGGCGCGCGCCGAGGCGCTCGGGCTCACCTGGCTGGCCGAGATCGGCGCGCACGGCAACGTCGCGGGTCCGGACAACTCCCTGCACTCCCAGCCCTCGGGAGCCATCCAGCACGCCCTGAAGAAGGGCGGGCTGACCGTCGGGGACCTCGACCTGATCGAGATCAACGAGGCGTTCGCCTCCGTCCTCCTCCAGTCGATGAAGAACCTCGACGTGTCGTCTGAAATGGTGAACGTCAACGGCGGTGCCATCGCCCTCGGTCACCCGATCGGGATGTCCGGCGCGCGCATCGTGCTGCACCTCGCGCTGGAGCTGAGGCGGCGCGGCGGCGGCCTGGGCGCGGCGGGCCTGTGCGGTGGCGGCGGCCAGGGGGACGCGCTGATCGTGCGCGTTCCGGGTGCCTGACGGCGGCGGACGCGGGGCGGGCCGGGTGTGCGGGGCACGCCCGGCCCGCCGTGCACGCTTCAGGCGCTGACGGAGCCGGCCCGCGGTGGGGCGGCGGTGGGGACCGCGGCCGGGCGGACGGGCCGCGCGGACGAACGGAGCTGTGATGCAGGATGTCGCCTCGCTGGTGGCCCAGGCCAGGGACGGCAGGCCGCGGGCCGTGGCCCGGCTGATCTCCCTGGTCGAGAGCGCCTCCGGGCAGCTGAGGGAGGTCATGGCCGCCCTCGCCCCGCTGGCCGGCCGCGCCTACGTCGTCGGGATCACGGGGTCGCCCGGTGTCGGCAAGTCGACATCGACGTCCGTGCTGGTGAGTGCCTACCGGCGGGCCGGGAAACGGGTCGGGGTGCTCGCCGTGGACCCCTCCTCGCCGTTCTCCGGGGGTGCGCTGCTGGGTGACCGGGTGCGGATGTCGGAGCACGCCTCCGACCCGGGCGTCTACATCCGCTCCATGGCGACCCGGGGCCACCTCGGCGGGCTCGCGTGGGCCGCACCGCAGGCCATCCGCGTGCTGGACGCCGCCGGGTGCGAGGTGATCCTGGTGGAGACCGTGGGGGTGGGGCAGTCCGAGGTGGAGATCGCCTCGCAGGCGGACACGTCCGTGGTGCTGCTCGCCCCGGGCATGGGCGACGGCATCCAGGCGGCGAAGGCCGGCATCCTGGAGATCGGCGACGTCTACGTGGTCAACAAGGCCGACCGGGACGGCGCCGACGCCACGGCCCGCGAGCTGAACCACATGCTGGGCCTCGGCGAGGCCCGCGCGCCAGGCGACTGGCGCCCGCCCATCGTGAAGACCGTCGCCGCACGCCAGGAGGGCGTCGAGGAAGTCGTCGAGGCGCTGGAGAAGCACCGGGCGTGGATGGAGGAGCGGGGGGTGCTGGCGGAGCGGCGGCTTGCCCGGGCGGCGAAGGAGATCGAGACGATCGCGGTCACGGCGTTGCGCGAGCGGATCGGCGATCTGCATGGCGATCGCCGGGTCGGGGCTCTGGCCGAGCGGGTTGTGGGTGGGGAGTTGGATCCTTACGGGGCGGCGGATGAGCTGGTGGAGGGCGTGACCCACCACTGAGCCCCCTGTCGGGGGCGCTTCCCCGGTGCCGTGGGCCCCGCTTACCTCGGCTTGGCGGTCCCCTTTTTGCGCAGTTCCCCGCGCCCCTTGGGTGGTGGCGGGTTTGCCTGGTTCCTTGGCTTTCCCGCTGTGGGGTGTTCGCGCAGTTCCCCGCGCCCCTGGGGGGTGGTGGGTTTGCCTGGTTCTTTGGCTTTCCCGGTGTCGGGGCGTTTTGCGCAGTTCCCCGCGCCCCTGGGTTCGTGGGTGGCGTCGGCTGGTTCCTTGGCTTTCCCGCCGTGGGGTGTTCGCGCAGTTCCCCGCGCCCCTAGAAGCAGGGGGTTCGCGTGTTTGTTTCGCTGCCTGCTGTTCGTGGTTGTACGCGCGGGTCCTCGCAGCCCCGTCTTTCAGGGGCGCGGGGAACTGCGCGACAAGCCACGACGAGACCCGCGGGCAGTCACCGGTCCAGAGGGGCAGGGCCCTGCATGAGGGGCGCGGGGAACTGCGCGAAGAACGACGACGAGGCCCGCGGGTAGTCACCGGCCCTCAGGGGCAGGGCCCTGCATCAGGGGCGCGGGGAACTGCGCAGAAAAAGGGCGGGCGGGGTGGGCGGAAGGGGATCAGGGGCGGCCGCGCTGCGCGCGGAGGTGGTCCGCGACCGGGGTGAGGGAAGCCCGGAGTTCCGCCAGCGCCTCGGGCGACATCAGGTCGATGAAATGCCGCCGCACGGAGTCCACATGGTGCGGCGCCACCTTCCGCATCGTCGCCACCCCCTGCTCGGTCAGCACGGCGAAAAGCCCCCGCCGATCCGACTCGCAGTTCTCCCTGCGCACCAGCCCGGCCCCCTCCATCCGGGTGATCTGGTGGGAGAGACGGCTCTTGGACTGCAGCGTCGCCGAGGCCAGGTCGCTCATCCGCATCCGCTGGTCCTCGGACTCCGAGAGGTTGACCAGGATCTCGTAGTCGTTCATCGTCAGCCCGAATGGCTGGAGGTCCTTCTCCAACTGGTACGCCAGCAGGCGGTTGACCTCCAGGTGGGTGCGCCACGCACACTGCTCGGTGTCGGTCAGCCAGCGCGTGGTCGTCTCGGTGTCCATGGGATGCATTCTACCTAAGAAGTTGAAATACGAACGAGCCTTGGGGTGATGACGAGCCGCGACGCCCCCGGCGAGCCTCCCGGGGCCCTCGAAGCCACGGGAGAGCACGCGTTCGACGTCACACTGCGCAGGGTACCGCTCACAGCCCGAAGCGACGTTGGAGACTGCCGAGCTGCCCGGGCAGTCCGGGCCCCGCCGGTGCCCCGCCGGCCGGCCCCGCAGGACGCCCCCCGCCGGGCACCCCGGGCTCCCCGGGCACCAGCCCGACGTCGTGCTCGGCCATCAGCGTCTCGGTGGACTGGAGCAGAACGGTCCCGGCCCCGACGAACTCGAACTGGTGCTCCTCGCCGGACGCCCCGCCGATCCCCGTCCACGCCCGCACCCCGCCCAGCAGGCCGGTCAGGTACCCGTGGTCGTAGTGGTGGCAGGGCGACGGGCAGTCCGCCCAGCCGACCAGTGCCTGCGGATCCACCCGGATGGGCGGTTCGATGAAGACCACGGGGCCGTTGGACGCGGCCACGAACTTGCCCGTGCCGATGAGAGTGAGGAAGCCCGGGACGATGGACTGCTTCAGCGCGAGAGTCGGCTGAAAAGCGAGCAGGTTGCCGGAGCGGATCGTCAGGTTGCCGTCGTCGAGGTCGTAGGAGTTGACGTCGAAGGCGCGGTCGGCGAGCAGCATCTTGCCGTGCCCCTCGGCCACCACCCAGTCGCTCGCGTGCAGCGGGGAGTGGAACGACGTCCGGATCAGCCGGTCGAGGCTGCCGTGCCCGACGCCGTTGAACTCCATCGACCCGTAGTGGGCGATCATCCTGCCCTTCTGGAGGAACCACCGGGTGCCGGTGAGCTCCACGCAGAAGGTGTAGTTGTTGACGTTGTCGTCGACGGGCAGGGTCGCCGGGTCGTACACCACGGGCCCCTGCGCTGCGGGGTACGAGGTCACAGCTTCTCCTCCGAGGCCTGGACGTACACGGTGCCGCTGCCGGACAGCTCCAGCTGGAACGCCTCCCCGGAGCCGCGGCCCACCATCTCCCGCCAGCCGATCGCCGCCGAGAGCCTGTTGCGCACCTCGCCGCGGTGGGCGACGTACGCCTGCGGGTCGACGTGCACCGGGTGGTCCGGGGCGATCGGCAGCTCGATCACGCCGCCGTGCGCCAGCACCGCCAGGGAGCCGTGGCCCGACAGCGTCGTGGTGAAGAGCCCCTGGCCGGTGACCTGCCCGCGCACCATGCCCATCACCCCGCCCTGGGAGCCCATGAACATCGTGCCCTGCCTGAGGCTCCCGTCGAAGGCGAGCAGCCGGTCCGCCTCCACGTACAGGGTGTCGCCGGCGAGGTCTATCACCCTGACGTGGTGGCCGCCGTGGCCGAAGAGCACGGTGCCGCTGCCGTCCACCGTCATCAGCGGCGTCGCCTCGTTCGCCACCCGGCGGCCGATCATCGACATCAGGCCGCCCTGCCCGCCCTGGACGCTGGGCGTGAACGACACCTCGCCCGTGTAGGCGAGCATCGCGCCGCGCTGGCTGAAGAGCGTCTGGCCG
The nucleotide sequence above comes from Streptomyces sp. TS71-3. Encoded proteins:
- a CDS encoding MarR family winged helix-turn-helix transcriptional regulator, which translates into the protein MDTETTTRWLTDTEQCAWRTHLEVNRLLAYQLEKDLQPFGLTMNDYEILVNLSESEDQRMRMSDLASATLQSKSRLSHQITRMEGAGLVRRENCESDRRGLFAVLTEQGVATMRKVAPHHVDSVRRHFIDLMSPEALAELRASLTPVADHLRAQRGRP
- a CDS encoding AIM24 family protein, yielding MPFRELNAKMVEATVTPGQTLFSQRGAMLAYTGEVSFTPSVQGGQGGLMSMIGRRVANEATPLMTVDGSGTVLFGHGGHHVRVIDLAGDTLYVEADRLLAFDGSLRQGTMFMGSQGGVMGMVRGQVTGQGLFTTTLSGHGSLAVLAHGGVIELPIAPDHPVHVDPQAYVAHRGEVRNRLSAAIGWREMVGRGSGEAFQLELSGSGTVYVQASEEKL
- the meaB gene encoding methylmalonyl Co-A mutase-associated GTPase MeaB, with product MQDVASLVAQARDGRPRAVARLISLVESASGQLREVMAALAPLAGRAYVVGITGSPGVGKSTSTSVLVSAYRRAGKRVGVLAVDPSSPFSGGALLGDRVRMSEHASDPGVYIRSMATRGHLGGLAWAAPQAIRVLDAAGCEVILVETVGVGQSEVEIASQADTSVVLLAPGMGDGIQAAKAGILEIGDVYVVNKADRDGADATARELNHMLGLGEARAPGDWRPPIVKTVAARQEGVEEVVEALEKHRAWMEERGVLAERRLARAAKEIETIAVTALRERIGDLHGDRRVGALAERVVGGELDPYGAADELVEGVTHH
- a CDS encoding AIM24 family protein: MTSYPAAQGPVVYDPATLPVDDNVNNYTFCVELTGTRWFLQKGRMIAHYGSMEFNGVGHGSLDRLIRTSFHSPLHASDWVVAEGHGKMLLADRAFDVNSYDLDDGNLTIRSGNLLAFQPTLALKQSIVPGFLTLIGTGKFVAASNGPVVFIEPPIRVDPQALVGWADCPSPCHHYDHGYLTGLLGGVRAWTGIGGASGEEHQFEFVGAGTVLLQSTETLMAEHDVGLVPGEPGVPGGGRPAGPAGGAPAGPGLPGQLGSLQRRFGL
- a CDS encoding acetyl-CoA C-acetyltransferase; this encodes MSATNGTTSVIVAGARTPMGRLLGSLTPFSGTDLGGFAIKAALERAGIGADQVQYVIMGQVLQAGAGQIPARQAAVKAGIPMDVPALTVNKVCLSGLDAIALADQLIRAGEFDVVVAGGQESMTNAPHLLPRSRQGVKYGAIEMLDSMAHDGLTDSFENIAMGESTENHNTRLGIERAEQDAIAALSHQRAGAAQQGGIFDEEIVPVEIPQRRGEPVVVATDEGIRPDTTAETLAKLRPAFRPGGTITAGSSSPISDGAAAVVVMSKARAEALGLTWLAEIGAHGNVAGPDNSLHSQPSGAIQHALKKGGLTVGDLDLIEINEAFASVLLQSMKNLDVSSEMVNVNGGAIALGHPIGMSGARIVLHLALELRRRGGGLGAAGLCGGGGQGDALIVRVPGA